The Pan troglodytes isolate AG18354 chromosome 15, NHGRI_mPanTro3-v2.0_pri, whole genome shotgun sequence genomic sequence tacaggtgtgagccaccacacccagccctaataaggttttttaaaatttttatttttgggacagagtctcactctgtcacccaagctagagtacagtggcgtgatcatggctcaccacaacctcaaaatcctgggctcaagccatcctcctgcatcagtctcccgagtagttgggactgcaggtgcatcatcatgcctggctaatgtttttttgttttgttttgttttgtttttaaggcgagatcttgctatgttgcccaggcttaataggtttttaaaatagattattttaacaTCACATGGCCAATCTTGTATCATCTATtgctccccacacccaccccatTTATTTTTAAGCATATCTCAGATGtatcatttcatctgtaaatactaaagtatatatatccaaaagataaGGATTCTTTTTAACACAATCAAAATACCTTTCTCACACTTAAAAAATGAGCAATAGTTCCTTAGTATTAATCATCTAATAAGTTTTTCATACTTTACAATCTAATTGTTAACTTTCAGTTTAAGttgctgttttatttactttcattacTCATATCCTTCgagagttgttttcttttttttttttttcttttgagacagagtcttgctctgtcatccagactggagtgcagtggcatgacacaactcactacagcctctacctgtcgggctcaagtgatccacccactttagcctcccaagtaactgggactacaggtgatgccaccacacctggttaattttttaaacttttttgtagagaagaggtctcacactattgcccaggctggtctcaaactcctgagctcaagcaatcctcctgcctcggtctcccaaagtgttaggattacaggcgtgagccactgcactcggcctccttcaagtatttttaaattaatgtcttttttttctgttcaaattTAGTGTACATGTTCCCCCCAAGAGTTGTAATGAAACTAAAACTGTCTTTTGCTTTTGATGCCTTTGTTCAATATGAAAAGCCTGAATAAATGGCTGGATGTCTTcatcttcaaatttaaaaaatgattcaagTATATATTATTGAGTTTTATTAGAATGGAAAGCTCTTAATTTCTTGATTGTAATAGCAAAGTCATGCAAGTCACAAATCATGATAAAAGttaattttgtcaagtgcttttctATATCTTGTTtgactttaatatttttgttttacataggTCTCTAATTAACAGAAGATGGCAAAGCCCAGCCACAGCAGCTATGTCCTTCAGCAGCTAAACAACCAAAGAGAATGGGGTTTTCTCTGTGACTGCTGTATTGCAATTGATGACATTTACTTTCAAGCACACAAGGCAGTTCTAGCTGCCTGTAGCTcctattttagaatgtttttcaTGAACCATCAGCATAGTACTGCACAACTGAATCTCAGCAACATGAAAATTAGTGCAGAATGTTTTGATCTCATTTTGCAGTTTATGTATTTAGGAAAAATTATGACAGCTCCCTCCAGTTTTGAGCAGTTTAAAGTGGCAATGAACTACCTACAGCTATACAATGTTCCTGACTGTTTAGAAGACATCCAGGATGCAGATTGTTCTAGTTCAAAATGTTCCTCTTCTGCTTCCAGCAAACAGAACAGCAAAATGATATTTGGGGTAAGAATGTATGAAGATACTGTGGCTCGAAATGGCAATGAAGCCAACAGGTGGTGTGCAGAACCAAGTTCAACGGTAAATACACCACATAATAGAGAGGCTGATGAAGAGTCTTTACAATTAGGTAATTTTCCTGAGCCACTATTTGATGTATGTAAAAAAAGTTCCGTGTCCAAATTATCTACTCCAAAAGAACGTGTGTCAAGACGCTTTGGGCGGAGTTTTACCTGTGATAGCTGTGGATTTGGCTTTAGCTGTGAAAAATTATTAGATGAGCATGTGCTAACCTGTACTAACAGACATTTATACCAAAACACAAGATCTTACCATAGAATAGTAGATATTAGAGATGGAAAAGACAGTAACATCAAAGCTGAATTTGGTGAAAAAGATTCTTCCAAAACATTTTCTGCACAGACGGACAAATACAGAGGAGACACAAGCCAGGCTGCTGATGATTCAGCTTCAACCACTGGAAGCAGAAAAAGTAGCACAGTGGAGTCTGAAATAGCCAGCGAAGAGAAAAGCAGAGCTGCTGAGAGGAAAAGGATTATTATTAAGATGGAGCCAGAAGATATTCCTACAGATGAACTGAAAGACTTTAACATTATTAAAGTTACTGATAAAGACTGTAATGAATCCACTGACAATGATGAATTAGAAGATGAACCTGAAGAGCCATTTTATAGATACTATGTTGAAGAAGATGTCAGCATAAAAAAAAGTGGTAGGAAAACTCTAAAACCTCGAATGTCAGTAAGTGCTGATGAAAGAGGTGGTTTAGAGAATATGAGGCCCCCTAACAACAGCAGTCCAGTACAAGAGGATGCTGAAAATGCATCTTGTGAGCTGTGTGGACTTACAATAACCGAGGAGGACCTGTCATCTCATTACTTAGCCAAACACATTGAAAATATCTGTGCATGTGGTAAATGTGGACAAATACTTGTAAAGGGTAGGCAGCTTCAGGAACATGCTCAACGTTGTGGCGAGCCCCAAGATCTGACCATGAATGGGTTAGGAAATACTGAGGAGAAAATGGACTTGGAAGAGAATCCTGATGAGCAGTCCGAAATAAGAGATATGTTTGTTGAAATGCTGGATGATTTTAGGGACAATCATTACCAGATAAACAGTATCCAAAAAAAGCAGTTATTTAAACATTCTGCCTGCCCTTTTCGATGTCCTAATTGTGGCCAGCGTTTTGAAACTGAAAATCTAGTGGTTGAACATATGTCTAGCTGCTTAGATCAAGATATGTTTAAGAGTGCCAtcatggaagaaaatgaaagagatcaCAGACGAAAGCATTTTTGTAATCTGTGTGGAAAAGGATTTTATCAGCGGTGTCACTTAAGAGAACACTATACTGTTCATACTAAGGAAAAACAGTTTGTTTGTCAAACATGTGGAAAGCAGTTTTTAAGAGAGCGTCAGTTGCGACTGCACAATGATATGCACAAAGGCATGGCCAGGTATGTCTGTTCCATTTGTGATCAAGGAAACTTCAGAAAACATGACCATGTACGGCATATGATTTCTCATTTATCTGCTGGTGAGACTATATGCCAGGTCTGCTTTCAGATATTCCCAAATAATGAACAGTTGGAGCAGCACATGGATGTTCATCTGTATACATGTGGAATATGTGGAGCAAAATTTAATTTGAGGAAAGATATGAGATCACATTATAATGCCAAGCATTTGAAAAGAACCTAAGTGATTTTCTACTGTACTAATGTTTAGATGATAGCAGATAAAACACCAAAGCAAAGGATATGAGCTATTTAGGAATTGATTATATAAGATGATTTGTTAGAAACAAATTTCAAGGCCCttttaactttaatatttttgtttaggattttaaGTATTTACATTTAGGTattaaatgtttatcatttttgttgtttcttaatagaattatttgtttttagtttttcttagctatgattaaaatttttaaatgtagactACAAGTGGTTGTTACCCATTCAATGACTATTAAACTTTAGTTTTTCATCAATAAGGTGATGACTTCACTAtttctatgtgtttttttttttttaaggttatcCTGTGAAATTTTAAACCCAGAATCATTGGCCAtttctgtttaaattttaaaaattccttaagtAATTATTTGAAACTATCCCGTTTGCTTTTAGTGAGTTAACTACTCTTTATTCCCCCTTATTAATGAAATTCATATTCTTAAATTGACAAGCTTATTAGGCAAGTTAGGTGCACTGAATCTAACCTTTAAGGTTGACATGGGCTCAAACTTGGCCTAAAAAGATTGATGAACCTGAggaaatttttataaatgaatatttcctataattgataaaatattatcatttaattATCACATTTAAAACTTATATTAAGTGTAAATTCCAGTGGCTTTACCTCACTTGAAAAATTAGTGGGGATAAGCCATTTTGTTTTGTGATATTAAATTTAACTATGATAGTTAATTAAAAAGACATATCttgtattcattaaaaatattttaatttaaaatattctgatttcTAAAGTGTGttagcttatcaattatttttgtttataaatagaCTTTAATAGCTCTCTAAGAATATGACCTCTAAAGGAAAAGATGATTTTTTACAATACATACTTCTGGAACTTTGAGATTTGAGAAAGCTTCCATGTATATTGATAAATCTAATAAAGAGATCAATTATAAACCTGGTTGTTCTATAAAAGTAGAGTGCACAAAAAAATGTCTTGTGTTTTATACTGTCTAAGATTTGGAGGAAATGTGGCAAATTGCAGTTTATCGccatattttattatcatttttttctgtaaaagactATAAAACTTGAGGATTATAAAATAATCACAGAGTATATCAATGGAAacagtttatcattttttcagTTAAAGTAGTACTATTGTTAGTTGTTGCTGACACAGGGTCTACATAATTACATGTGAATTAAAACATTGGCAAAACTGACCCACCAATAAACACATCTATTGAATAGAATGCCTTTTAATGTGAATTACTTGCAATGTAGTACCCTTTTCATAATGAAAGGGATTTTAATTaactcctaattttaaaaatataaatttgtgatTCTGAACACTAATAGCATTGCTCTTTTTGTTCacatcatatttaaaatatgcaaatcatattttgtatacaatttacataaaagaACAAGTTGCCAAAAGAACAAATTGCCAAAAGAACTGAGAGACATACTGGTGAGTACAGATTTAGTTGAAAGCATTAGAGCACCATGTGAGCTCAGAGATTTGTGGGGATATGTTGAAGTGTTAAGTAAGGATAGGAACAGCACAGGAACCAAGTGCAGAATTCAAATAATGGGAAGTAGGCAGGGGACGGGTagaatacacacaaaaattaaaaatttaacagcAAAAGCAGGAAAAGTGATTCATCTTACCCTTACTTAGATACAATAGTTTATCAAGTAATTAAATTTGAAATCCAACTTAAAAagaaatgtggtatgtatattaCTGATAGGAACCAGATAAAAGTTCTCTAACCCAGAGACCATCAGAGAGTGGTATAAAGAGATCAGATAAACCAAGTTTCCAAACTACAGTATATAGTATCATAATGGACATAATTTATTTGAGATCACTTTTTTCGTGACTCATCAAAATTTTTCTTGCAGTGGCTTTCCCCATTGTTAAAGAATAGGGCTTTTTCTAAATACTATCACTTTTTGAAGAAACGATTATCTATTCCATTAGGGAGGGGGCTTAATTTAGTCTTTTGATATGTACTAACAGCTAACAATTAGCAAGCAAATATATAAACTTTACTCTCTAATTTTACATGACTGAGATGTTTATAGTTTTAGAAAGCCATACctcaacttattttttattttatttatttatttatttttcttttttgagacggagtcttactctgttgccc encodes the following:
- the ZBTB1 gene encoding zinc finger and BTB domain-containing protein 1 isoform X2, with amino-acid sequence MAKPSHSSYVLQQLNNQREWGFLCDCCIAIDDIYFQAHKAVLAACSSYFRMFFMNHQHSTAQLNLSNMKISAECFDLILQFMYLGKIMTAPSSFEQFKVAMNYLQLYNVPDCLEDIQDADCSSSKCSSSASSKQNSKMIFGVRMYEDTVARNGNEANRWCAEPSSTVNTPHNREADEESLQLGNFPEPLFDVCKKSSVSKLSTPKERVSRRFGRSFTCDSCGFGFSCEKLLDEHVLTCTNRHLYQNTRSYHRIVDIRDGKDSNIKAEFGEKDSSKTFSAQTDKYRGDTSQAADDSASTTGSRKSSTVESEIASEEKSRAAERKRIIIKMEPEDIPTDELKDFNIIKVTDKDCNESTDNDELEDEPEEPFYRYYVEEDVSIKKSGRKTLKPRMSVSADERGGLENMRPPNNSSPVQEDAENASCELCGLTITEEDLSSHYLAKHIENICACGKCGQILVKGRQLQEHAQRCGEPQDLTMNGLGNTEEKMDLEENPDEQSEIRDMFVEMLDDFRDNHYQINSIQKKQLFKHSACPFRCPNCGQRFETENLVVEHMSSCLDQDMFKSAIMEENERDHRRKHFCNLCGKGFYQRCHLREHYTVHTKEKQFVCQTCGKQFLRERQLRLHNDMHKGMASGEIGPSKPVEK
- the ZBTB1 gene encoding zinc finger and BTB domain-containing protein 1 isoform X1, encoding MAKPSHSSYVLQQLNNQREWGFLCDCCIAIDDIYFQAHKAVLAACSSYFRMFFMNHQHSTAQLNLSNMKISAECFDLILQFMYLGKIMTAPSSFEQFKVAMNYLQLYNVPDCLEDIQDADCSSSKCSSSASSKQNSKMIFGVRMYEDTVARNGNEANRWCAEPSSTVNTPHNREADEESLQLGNFPEPLFDVCKKSSVSKLSTPKERVSRRFGRSFTCDSCGFGFSCEKLLDEHVLTCTNRHLYQNTRSYHRIVDIRDGKDSNIKAEFGEKDSSKTFSAQTDKYRGDTSQAADDSASTTGSRKSSTVESEIASEEKSRAAERKRIIIKMEPEDIPTDELKDFNIIKVTDKDCNESTDNDELEDEPEEPFYRYYVEEDVSIKKSGRKTLKPRMSVSADERGGLENMRPPNNSSPVQEDAENASCELCGLTITEEDLSSHYLAKHIENICACGKCGQILVKGRQLQEHAQRCGEPQDLTMNGLGNTEEKMDLEENPDEQSEIRDMFVEMLDDFRDNHYQINSIQKKQLFKHSACPFRCPNCGQRFETENLVVEHMSSCLDQDMFKSAIMEENERDHRRKHFCNLCGKGFYQRCHLREHYTVHTKEKQFVCQTCGKQFLRERQLRLHNDMHKGMARYVCSICDQGNFRKHDHVRHMISHLSAGETICQVCFQIFPNNEQLEQHMDVHLYTCGICGAKFNLRKDMRSHYNAKHLKRT